Genomic segment of Pararhodobacter zhoushanensis:
CGCGCGGTCAGCGCGCTGGAGGAGAAACTCGGCGTGCAACTGCTCTTGCGCACCACGCGGCAGGTCTCGCTCACCTCAGCCGGAGCGGCGTATGCCGCGCGGGTGGCACCGTTGATCACAGGGTTGGCCGAAGCTGCCGCCGAGTTGCACGAAGGCCACGGACAGGCCGCCGGGCTGATCCGCATCAACGCGCCGATGTCGATGGGCGAGCGGGTACTGCCCGATGTGATCTCGCAGTTCCGCACGCTGTTCCCGCAGGTCTCGCTGGCGTTGACGTTGACTGACCGACACATCGACATCGTGTCGGAAAATGTCGATCTGGCGATCCGCATCTCGACCCAACCCAAGGACAAGCTGACCATTTGGCGCAAGATCACCGAGATCCGCCGCTGTTTTGTCGCCTCACCGCAGTATCTGTCCCGGTTCGGCACACCCGAAAGCGTCGATGATCTGAGCGGCCATTGCCTGCTGTCCTATGACGCCGAGGCTGGCCCCGAGACGTGGGATCTGACCAACGGCCCCAAGCGGCGGCGGGTGGTGGCGGGGGATGTGCTGTCGTCCAACAACGGCGACCTGATCGCCAAGCTGGCGGTCAACGGTGAGGGGATCGCCCTGCTGCCGCAGTTCATCATCGACGAGCCGCTGAAAAGCGGCGCGCTGGTGCAGGTGTTGCACGACTGGCAACCGCCACAGCTGTGGTTGACGCTTTACTACCCGCCCTATGACAAGCTGCCGATGCGGCTGGTGACGTTCTCGGATTTCTTCGAGCGGTATGTGACCGAGGCACGGCCGGTTTGAGCTGCGCGGCCTCTGCCACCGCCGTCGCTTGCGTGCTATCGAGGAAGGGCGGTGCTTGCCCTTGCCGCAAGAGGCGCACGCGTTGAGCGGCGGACACGAGGGCGCAGGTGTGCCGCGATGATCCAGCCGAGCAACGACCCGCCACCCAGACCACCCCGGTTGCCCGCCGTGGTCTGGTGGGGTCTTGGACTGGCGGTCTGTGTGGCGCTCAGCGTCGGCGGGCACAGCGTGTTTCTCTGGCTTGCTGCCGCGCTCGACCTGTCGCCCGATCGGGTGGGTGCGATGATGAATGGTCGGCTTTTTGTGAGCGTGCTGGTGCTCTACATTCTGCTGCTGGCGATCCCGTTTGTGCCCAGCACCGAGCTGGGGCTGTTTCTGTTGGCCGTCTTCGGGGCCAAGGCGGCGCTGCCGGTGTACGGTGCGACGGTTGCAGCGCTGATCCTCAGTTTCCTCATCGGACGCGCGGTGCCAGTGGCGCGTCTGGTCGCGGGGTTGCAGGCTATGGGATTGCGGCGCGCGGCGGCCCTGCTTGCACCGGGCAGCCCGCTTGCGGCACTGGACGCGCCGTCTGACCGGCCCAAAACCGTGCTCGCCCGCGTGTTGCGCTATCGCTGCATCGCGCTGGGGCTGTTGTTCAACACGCCCGGCAATTCACTGATCGGCGGCGGCGGCGGGATCGCGCTGGCTGTCGGGGCCAGCCGGTTGCTCAGTGTGCCGCAATTCGTCGCGACGGTGCTGATCGCCGTTGCCCCGGTGCCCGTGGTGGTGCTGATCGCGGCAGGCATGGTTGATTGACCCGCCTCGACGGGGCCGGATTCATCAAGAACGCCCGGTCATCACGGGCGACCCGTGGCACCATGCGCGGCATCACAGGGATTTCAGCGCGAGACACGCGGATTGTCATACTGAGCACCTATATGAAGGACAGCACCGCCCGGCCTTGGGGCAGTCCTTGCAGGCAACACGAGCGTGGCCAACCCTTCTGCGAGCACAGGCTCTATCGTTTCGATTTTCGCGCGTATATGGTCTGCGGATATCGCGTCACTTTTGGCCCAGAATGCGCTGTGCGGCCCGAATTGCTGGAGATCACCGACGCCCTTGCCCATCCGATACTCTCCGCGCGCCCGAGCACAGCCGGATTTGGCACTTCTGCCAAAAGCGGGCACGGCAGGTAGCAGACTGCCGACGCCTTCAGTCCCGATGGCGGCTATGTCGGTAGGCAAGTTTTTCCCGGCGACAGCGGTGGTTGCCCAGCCGACCCTTGGCTCTGGCGGGGTCGTCCGCGACCACCGCAGCCTCAGAACCCCCTCATGAAAATGGAGCAAGACTATGAACCTGAACGATAAAGTCTGCATCGTCACCGGTGGTGCCAGTGGCATCGGCAAACGCATCGCCGAGCGCTATGTCGCCGACGGCGCTTGGGTGGCGATCGCTGACCTCAAACTCGAAGCCGCGCAGGCGACG
This window contains:
- a CDS encoding LysR family transcriptional regulator, whose amino-acid sequence is MSLQNTIEIFLAVAEHRSFVSAARHLAMTPPAVTRAVSALEEKLGVQLLLRTTRQVSLTSAGAAYAARVAPLITGLAEAAAELHEGHGQAAGLIRINAPMSMGERVLPDVISQFRTLFPQVSLALTLTDRHIDIVSENVDLAIRISTQPKDKLTIWRKITEIRRCFVASPQYLSRFGTPESVDDLSGHCLLSYDAEAGPETWDLTNGPKRRRVVAGDVLSSNNGDLIAKLAVNGEGIALLPQFIIDEPLKSGALVQVLHDWQPPQLWLTLYYPPYDKLPMRLVTFSDFFERYVTEARPV